The Nitrospirota bacterium genome segment GGCCATCGAGGTGGATGACCGGCTTATACCGCGCCTGCAGAACGAATTCAGCTCATGTCGGAATTTTGAGCTCGTTCATGCGGATGCGCTCGAGTATGACTACGGATCGCTCAAAGATCGATGGAAGGTCGTGGCGAACCTTCCCTATTATATTTCCACGCCGATTGTTCAAAAGCTTATCGTGCACCGCGATAAGTTCATCAGCCTTACGCTCATGCTCCAAAAGGAAGTCGCGGAACGTATCGCTTCTCCGCCCGGGGGAAAAGAATACGGATATCTCTCGGTGCTCGTGCAGTTCTACACTTTGCCGAGGATAGAATTTAAGGTCCCGCCGGGCGCCTTTACGCCCAATCCCGAGGTTGACTCATCTGTTATCACCCTTACGCTGCGCGACCAGCCCGCGGTCATGGTAAAAGACGAGGCCTTCTTCATCCGCGTTATCAAAGCGGCATTTTCCCAGCGCCGGAAGACTCTCCGGAATGCCCTGAAACAGCTGAAGTCCCCTCAGGAAAAGATGGACGCAGTTTTCAACAGCACCGGCATCGACCTCGGACGCAGGGCTGAAACGCTGAATGTAGCGGAGTTCGGCAAACTGGCGGATTTTTTACTTATCTGATATAGTCAGCTGTTGAAAAACCCTCCGTTCCCCTTCGACAGGCTCAGGACGAACGGAGTGATCATT includes the following:
- the rsmA gene encoding 16S rRNA (adenine(1518)-N(6)/adenine(1519)-N(6))-dimethyltransferase RsmA → MIDNIRAIKSLGQNFLKDPHYLNRIADAAQVGPEDQVLEIGPGLGHLTTVLTQRARRVLAIEVDDRLIPRLQNEFSSCRNFELVHADALEYDYGSLKDRWKVVANLPYYISTPIVQKLIVHRDKFISLTLMLQKEVAERIASPPGGKEYGYLSVLVQFYTLPRIEFKVPPGAFTPNPEVDSSVITLTLRDQPAVMVKDEAFFIRVIKAAFSQRRKTLRNALKQLKSPQEKMDAVFNSTGIDLGRRAETLNVAEFGKLADFLLI